GCTGGGCACGAGGGCGTCCCGGCTCGGGCCGTGCGCGAGAAGTCGCGCGTAGTTCCACCCGTAGCGGATCGCCTCCTCGGGGGTGCCCGCCGTGCCCTGCACGAGCAGCGTCGAGTCGCCGCTGACGGCGGCCGCGAGATGCTCGGAGACCCAGGTCTTCGCGGTGCCCGGCACACCGAGCAGCAACAGGGCGCGGTCGGTGGCGAGCGTGGTGACGGCGACCTCGACGATGCGGCGCGGCCCCACATACTTCGGCGTGATGACGGTCCCGTCGGGCAGCGTCCCGCCGAGCAGATACGTGGCGACGGCCCATGGCGAGAGGCGCCAGCGCTCCGGGCGCGGCCGGTCGTCCTGCGCGGCCAGCGCCGCGAGTTCGGCGGCGAAGGCGTCTTCGGCATGCGGCCGCAGCGCCTGCGCGGCGCCCCGGTCCCCCGCGGACGCGGCGCTCTTCTCGGTCGGTTCGACGGACACGGTCATGGCGATCCCCCTCGATTTCGGCCGGGCTCGGCCGGCACGTCCGGCACATCCCGAGCACTCGGCCGGGATGTGACTCCACCGTGCACCACGCCACTGACAATCACCGGTCGCACGCCGTTGACCTGTGCGAACACCCGCGCCACGGCCGATTGTCAGTGGCGGGACCTACCTTCGAGAACATGACTCAGCAGGGGGTGCGCTGGACGGCGGACCAGGTGCTGGCACTGGCGCCTGACGCCCCGTCACGCAAGGCGGGAAGCAAACTCGGCGTCGCCGGACCTTGGTCGGAGGCGGGAAGTTCGGGCGAAGGGATGGTGTGGGGGCTCTGCAAGGGCAGTGGCAGCAAGCCGTATCAGACGGTCGTGGATGTCGCGGACGCGGCGGGCCCGGCCTACAAGTGCAGTTGTCCGAGCCGTAAGTTCCCGTGCAAGCACGCCCTCGGGCTCCTCCTCCTGTGGGCGGGGGCGGACGGCTCGGTGCCGGACGCGCAGACACTTCCGGACTGGGCGGAGCAGTGGGCCGAAGGGCGCAGGAAGCGGGCGCAGACCAAGCGGGAGACGGATGCGGCCGGGGGCGCCGCCGCTGATCCCGAGGCCGCGCGCCGCAGGGCCGAGCGGCGCGCCGAGCGGGTCACGGCGGGCGCGAGCGAGCTGGAGCAGCGGCTCGCGGACCTGCTGCGCGGCGGCCTGGCCTCGGCCGAGCAGGCCGGTTACGGGATGTGGGAGGAGACCGCGGCCCGCATGGTGGATGCACAGGCACCCGGACTGGCCGCGCGGGTAAGGGAGTTGGGGTCGATACCCGCGTCCGGCCCCGGCTGGCCGGTGCGGCTCCTGGAGGAATGCGCGCTGCTGCACCTCCTCGACAGCGGCTGGCTGCGCCGCGACCTGCTCCCCGCCGGACTCTCGGCGACGGTCCGCTCCCGCGTCGGACTGCCGTCATCGGCGGAAGGGCGGCCCACCCGGGACCGATGGCTGGTCCTGGCGCAGTACGACCAGGCCGACAGCCGCCTCACCACACGCCGGACGTGGCTGTACGGGACGGAGGCCGGCCACACCGCGCTCCTCCTCTCCTACGGGGCGGCGGGCCGCGCCCCGGCGCTCTCACTGCCGGTCGGCCTTGCACTGGACGCCGAGCTCTGCGCGTACGCGGGCGACGGGCAGCTCCGCGCCGACCTGGGCGAACAGTTCACGGCGCCCGCCCCAAGTCCCGTGCGGCCCAAGGGGGCAGGTGTGGCGGAGGCGGCGGCTCGGTACGGGGACGCGCTGGGCCGCGACCCATGGCTGGAGTCGTGGCCGGTGACGCTGAGTCGGGTCATACCCACGCCGGATGAGGCGAGCGGTAGCGGTAGCGGCTGGCAACTGGCTGATGCGGACGACGACTTGGCGCGACCCCACCCGGCGCGACCGGCCTCGGAGCGGCTGGCGCTCCCGATCACGCCGCAGGCCGCTTCGAGCCCCGGGCTGTGGCGGCTGGCGGCGCTGTCCGGCGGAGCCCCCGTCACCGTCTTCGGCGAGTGCGGCCACCGGGGCTTCACCCCTCTCACGGCCTGGCCCGAAGGCCCGGGAGAAGCGGTGGCACTGTGCTGACGAGCCGGACGA
The DNA window shown above is from Streptomyces sp. NBC_01445 and carries:
- a CDS encoding SWIM zinc finger family protein, translating into MTQQGVRWTADQVLALAPDAPSRKAGSKLGVAGPWSEAGSSGEGMVWGLCKGSGSKPYQTVVDVADAAGPAYKCSCPSRKFPCKHALGLLLLWAGADGSVPDAQTLPDWAEQWAEGRRKRAQTKRETDAAGGAAADPEAARRRAERRAERVTAGASELEQRLADLLRGGLASAEQAGYGMWEETAARMVDAQAPGLAARVRELGSIPASGPGWPVRLLEECALLHLLDSGWLRRDLLPAGLSATVRSRVGLPSSAEGRPTRDRWLVLAQYDQADSRLTTRRTWLYGTEAGHTALLLSYGAAGRAPALSLPVGLALDAELCAYAGDGQLRADLGEQFTAPAPSPVRPKGAGVAEAAARYGDALGRDPWLESWPVTLSRVIPTPDEASGSGSGWQLADADDDLARPHPARPASERLALPITPQAASSPGLWRLAALSGGAPVTVFGECGHRGFTPLTAWPEGPGEAVALC